A stretch of DNA from Panulirus ornatus isolate Po-2019 chromosome 53, ASM3632096v1, whole genome shotgun sequence:
ccacttatccctgtccttacatgcatacaccattccacacatttttctgcTATCTCTTGCCCCTCTTTTTATTCATAAGATAAAGATTATTCtttgactatatttttttttacttttcagcTGAAAATGTGGATATCCTTTTTGATTCCAAAAATTGAAGATGGCAATAACTTTGGTGTGAGCATCCAAGAGGAAACACTGGGAGAGATCCGAACAGTGGAATCTGAGGCTGCGTCTTTCTTTGATCAGATATCACGTTATTATATGACACGTGCCAAGCTTGTGTCTAAGGTGTGTATAGTAACTTTTACCAGGTCTATAGATTTTGCTAAAATGGATGTTTTATATACTTTTGGTAACCAATGCCTTAATACATTTTTTATCTTGCTCCATCTTATGCTGCTTGCATTTTGAGCTTGTCTTTGATCACTTATGCTAATTCTAATGCAGGAAATTAGAAGACAAGTATGTATCAAAAAAATTATGGGACTTTCTCATTTACAGTTAAGCTTACAGATGTTTTTATTGTGTGCTGATACTTCtcatttttcacatttctttttctctgtgtTAACGTAACACCTTTAGGTATAAAGGAAAAGATTCTAAATACCTCACTATCTCTCTTGCTTGGCAAGAAAGCTTTAGGAATAAATAGACTGGGGCCTTATTTACAAACATCTAATCTATAGCTGTTGTACTTAATGTACTGAAAGAAGCACCTGTATCCATAATcaaactctgcagtttctttcttggtttaccttgaccacttcatatgccctaatttCATCAATATTATGTGAGTTATAGGTTTCAACAATTTTGCTCGTAAACTTTTCCTCTCTATTTTAAGCATTTCCTTTAGTGTGGCACCAAGATGAAAAGGATGTTTGTACCACCTGTATGCACAGCTGGAAGTGGTGAATTTGATACCATTAGAAATTGAGTCATTTTCATCTATTTTCATAAATTTCAGGTTGCCAAATATCCTCATATAGACGATTATCGCCGAACTGTTGTGGAGTTGGATGAGAAAGAATATCTCTCATTACGTATTACTTTGTCTGAGATCAGGAATCATTATGCTACACTCCATGACATGATCACCAAGAACATGGAGAAGATCAAGAAGCCACGCTCTACCAACTCCATTGAAGCCATgtattaatttttcattatatattaacTTCCTGAGCCACTGTCTGCTGTGTAATGTCCAAGAAGTATCCTAGATTGCCTTTATCCAAAAGGTGAGGAGGAGAACTCTGAACATTATATTTTGAAATACAAACTTGGATGTACTATTCAAGTTTTACTGTAAACTTATATTGTGTTACTTTTAGGTACCACAAGTGATGAAATCATATAAATTTGTTCTTTACCGGACATAGATTTTTCCTGTTAatcatgagatttttttttttataacaattCAATTGCACCAAAGTACCATTGCACTGATATTCATAGATGAAGTATTTATATGTGTAGTCATGTGTTTGTTATTTGCATTCATTTGATTTATATCCAGCGGGAATTTTGTGGTATTACATTAGAGCATAAGCTTCCTTTGGTCATGCATCATTCGTTAAGCAGAAAGAATAAaatcttattttcagtaattacaGTATTGCAGGTATCCTGCATTGGGGTTTACACACAAAACTTGAATACAGCATAGATTTGCACGTACTGTACTCTATGCATGTTTTTAGGTACAACTTTAAGGTATATTTGATAATTTAAGTGCAGGTGAAAATTATTTTAAGGGAAAATCATCATATTTTGTTACAATGGTGAAACTGATTCATTGACAGCCTTTTCAATTTAAATCTGAAATGCTTAAACAtctgagcattttttttcttgaaggagATAATGTAAGAGCCATCCTTGCATATAATTCTTCATTGAACCAGAATACAGGCCTATTAGCCTTTGGTAGTGTAAATATACATGCAATGACAAATAGGAAATTGTGGTATGACACTTCTCTACAGAAAGGGGTTAACTGAAAATCTCATATCTTTGATGTTCATTATATCTGTAGAGATTCGTTAGCGCGGTTTGCTAAGCTCATCACTTGATGCCTCATTATCAACATTTCTGTTGGATTGGATAGAGAAGTATATCATCTTTCCAGCAAGGTGTCTTGATGTGCTTAGGATAGTGTAGTATTTGCTATCTATTCAGTTTTATAAACTGAATGGTTATGAAGTAAAGCAAATGTGTCCTATAGGTACCTTAAAGGGGCATGATAGATATCTATGTAAAGCAGTAGAAATGTAATAAGTTAACTTATACATTACTAAACGGTGGTGGACTTTTAATTTTGCACAAGAGTATAGGATGCTTTCCAGTCCAGTATTACAGTACTTTTTTATTCACACTTGTATTCAGTAATTTAATCTCCAAAGTGCTATTCTGAATAGTTATGTATATTAATACAAATATTTACAAAGTTGGTGGTTCTCCATTAGTCATCTTGTGAAACATAATAACAAAAAACTGTGGTTTATCAAAATTTAGCCC
This window harbors:
- the LOC139765174 gene encoding proteasome activator complex subunit 3-like isoform X3, producing MIKVESYKGTVKEKAEELVKKKFPERIIHFNKLLEESPFLCEKLDTVHSDLNIPVPEPLIVNNHDGDPPGKKRKMSDGTEDAVTGAKVFVLPSGSVPINPHITLMVDTIKPLICQLVEEANLLKMWISFLIPKIEDGNNFGVSIQEETLGEIRTVESEAASFFDQISRYYMTRAKLVSKVAKYPHIDDYRRTVVELDEKEYLSLRITLSEIRNHYATLHDMITKNMEKIKKPRSTNSIEAMY